One segment of Solea senegalensis isolate Sse05_10M unplaced genomic scaffold, IFAPA_SoseM_1 scf7180000013836, whole genome shotgun sequence DNA contains the following:
- the rnf26 gene encoding E3 ubiquitin-protein ligase RNF26 — MGLVNFVISTLVKCLDVACFLLDLNFVLVHSVVQTVVAVITFITNLPTLLLTSLLELANFMVFCLMSTAEATSNVAQNTVTLLGSVVLALEGLLESLKMMGYLSMHVLLRGKEHLCRGLLWLLEGCGIAVSLVVYFTNTVVNFVLIATQNVYLAVVGLWHTVSSPLQKVLELTLTSLTFLYSSLVGTSAVLWSPCKLVLDFLVSLAHMFISIFILNIYGFILTVSIALTTTAYLNPELTQQAAAQILNYMNSFPALRRLYRTLCRLVSAMRRVPHVVHVNTLHLQRILHRLNVLERRLWRRLSRLSSELGLVLRTHLNRNRNNNNNRVRGDGDTVEERRGPPDGRAGDGAHQELRDLPSSSTDRPLKKLSSSGEGSKHLPAKDLLTLLKEQEERKKCVICQDCTKTVVLLPCRHLCLCRDCTNILLRQPIYQQNCPLCRHMILNTMDVYL; from the coding sequence ATGGGACTGGTGAACTTTGTCATCTCCACACTAGTAAAATGTCTGGACGTGGCCTGCTTTCTCCTGGACCTGAATTTTGTCCTCGTCCACAGTGTGGTGCAGACTGTGGTGGCTgtcatcaccttcatcaccaACCTGCCCACCCTCCTCCTCACTTCACTGCTGGAGCTGGCAAACTTCATGGTATTTTGCCTGATGTCCACAGCAGAGGCGACTTCAAACGTGGCCCAGAACACTGTCACTTTGTTGGGCAGTGTGGTTTTGGCTCTGGAGGGGCTGCTGGAGAGCCTGAAGATGATGGGTTATTTGTCCATGCACGTCCTCCTGCGGGGGAAGGAGCACCTTTGTCGAGgtctgctgtggctgctggagGGTTGTGGCATCGCTGTCAGTCTGGTGGTCTATTTTACAAACACAGTGGTTAACTTTGTGCTCATTGCCACTCAGAATGTTTACCTGGCTGTGGTTGGTTTGTGGCACACAGTGTCCAGCCCACTACAGAAAGTGCTGGAGCTTACACTGACCTCCCTCACCTTTCTCTACAGTAGCCTGGTAGGAACATCTGCTGTCCTGTGGTCGCCCTGCAAGCTCGTTCTGGACTTTCTGGTTTCTCTGGCGCATATGTTCATCAGTATCTTCATACTGAATATCTATGGTTTCATACTTACTGTCTCTATCGCTCTAACCACCACAGCTTACCTGAACCCAGAGCTTACGCAACAGGCTGCGGCACAAATCCTGAACTACATGAATTCATTTCCCGCTCTGCGCAGACTTTATCGCACTCTCTGCCGACTTGTTTCAGCCATGCGTCGTGTGCCACATGTGGTGCATGTTAACACACTACACCTGCAAAGGATACTCCATCGCCTCAATGTACTGGAGAGACGACTTTGGCGACGGCTGTCTCGACTCAGCAGCGAACTGGGCCTGGTGCTGCGAACACACCtcaacaggaacaggaacaacaacaacaacagagtgcGAGGGGATGGCGATACTGTGGAAGAGCGGCGGGGTCCACCAGATGGAAGAGCAGGCGATGGAGCCCACCAAGAGCTGCGGGACCTTCCCTCCTCTAGCACAGACAGGCCTCTAAAGAAGCTGTCATCTTCAGGTGAAGGTAGTAAACATCTGCCTGCCAAGGATCTGCTGACTCTACtaaaggagcaggaggagagaaagaagtgtGTCATCTGTCAGGACTGTACCAAGACGGTGGTGCTGCTGCCGTGCAGACACCTCTGCTTGTGTAGAGACTGTACCAACATCTTGCTGAGGCAACCTATCTACCAGCAGAACTGCCCACTGTGTCGACACATGATCCTGAACACTATGGATGTTTATCTTTGA